From a region of the Prevotella melaninogenica genome:
- a CDS encoding agmatine deiminase family protein, with the protein MNTNENHSFRLPAEWEPQSGVILIWPHEDTDWRPYLDEITEVYLQIADAITRYEALLITARDTEMVTSLLKERLTEEQMKRITLFTCDNNDTWARDVAPISLIANKASKDSSQSLRLLDFCFNGWGEKFAAEKDNRINRQLHGAGLLQGLLENHKDFVLEGGSIESDGDRTLFTTTSCLMAPHRNQPLTQEDIDKQLRLFFPNVERVIWLDYGQLAGDDTDGHIDTIVRIAPNNTLLYIGCDDKEDEHYEDFRLLEEQLKQLRTLNGEPYRLLRLPMPDAIYDDDERLPATHANFLIINGAVLVPTYNQPEKDKEALDTIQEAFPDREIIGIDSRTIIRQHGSIHCLTMQLPLNR; encoded by the coding sequence ATGAACACAAACGAAAATCATAGCTTTCGATTACCTGCAGAGTGGGAACCACAAAGCGGAGTTATACTGATATGGCCACACGAAGATACAGACTGGCGTCCTTATCTTGACGAGATTACTGAGGTTTATCTTCAGATCGCAGATGCTATTACCCGATACGAGGCATTGCTTATCACAGCACGTGATACAGAAATGGTAACTTCCTTACTGAAAGAAAGGCTGACAGAGGAACAGATGAAACGTATAACGCTCTTCACTTGTGACAATAATGACACTTGGGCACGAGACGTTGCACCGATTTCGCTCATAGCAAACAAAGCATCGAAGGATAGTTCCCAGTCCCTTCGTCTACTTGACTTCTGTTTCAACGGATGGGGTGAGAAGTTTGCAGCAGAAAAGGATAATAGAATCAACCGTCAGCTTCATGGGGCAGGACTCCTCCAAGGACTATTAGAAAACCACAAGGATTTTGTATTGGAGGGTGGTTCTATAGAGAGCGATGGGGACCGTACACTCTTTACAACAACGAGTTGTCTGATGGCACCACATCGTAATCAGCCTCTCACACAAGAGGATATAGACAAACAATTGCGCCTTTTCTTCCCAAATGTAGAGCGAGTTATATGGTTAGATTATGGTCAGTTGGCAGGCGATGATACAGACGGACATATTGATACTATCGTACGTATTGCACCTAATAACACCTTATTATATATAGGGTGTGACGATAAGGAAGATGAGCATTATGAGGACTTCCGACTCTTAGAGGAACAGCTAAAACAGCTTCGCACACTGAATGGTGAGCCTTATCGCCTACTTCGTCTCCCTATGCCTGATGCTATCTATGATGATGACGAACGTTTGCCTGCAACACATGCAAACTTCCTTATCATCAATGGAGCTGTACTTGTTCCAACCTACAACCAACCCGAAAAGGACAAAGAAGCTTTGGACACTATCCAAGAGGCTTTTCCTGATCGTGAAATCATAGGTATTGACAGCCGTACTATTATCAGACAGCATGGTTCCATACACTGTCTGACGATGCAGCTACCATTAAACAGATAA
- a CDS encoding CD225/dispanin family protein — MEEMNTPKPNNNLALAIFTTVCCCLPAGIYAIIRAMKVNEFYMMKQYDEAVLAANDAKKWSLIGIVAGVIGTILYLVCCGGLAALSTMTGAN; from the coding sequence ATGGAAGAGATGAATACTCCTAAGCCAAATAACAACTTGGCTCTTGCGATTTTCACAACTGTTTGTTGCTGTTTGCCAGCAGGTATCTATGCAATCATTCGTGCAATGAAGGTGAACGAGTTCTACATGATGAAGCAATACGATGAAGCTGTTTTAGCTGCTAATGACGCTAAGAAGTGGAGTCTTATTGGTATTGTTGCAGGTGTGATTGGCACTATCCTTTACCTTGTATGCTGTGGTGGTTTAGCTGCATTGAGCACAATGACAGGAGCTAACTAA
- a CDS encoding DUF2752 domain-containing protein, protein MHALLQGRFSEAIHYNYFLLFSGPYILSFGVRALLPKGNAKDSLTKVIEDKRLIWLYIILFFIWFIVRNILKI, encoded by the coding sequence TTGCATGCTTTATTGCAAGGACGGTTTTCAGAAGCAATCCACTATAATTATTTTCTTCTGTTTTCTGGACCATACATCTTATCATTTGGAGTACGCGCCTTACTTCCTAAAGGGAATGCTAAGGATAGTCTCACAAAGGTAATAGAGGACAAGCGGCTTATATGGTTGTATATAATCCTCTTTTTCATTTGGTTTATTGTAAGAAACATCCTAAAGATATAG
- a CDS encoding TM2 domain-containing protein produces MESEKVNHILMMLSSKIPAGSIPSVRTRLENTDISESEILALHSQMKDPLLSILLSIFIGTLGVDRFYIGDVGLGIGKLLTAGGCGIWWLIDIFLIVDATKQKNLELLSYYLR; encoded by the coding sequence ATGGAATCAGAGAAGGTGAATCATATATTGATGATGCTTTCATCAAAAATCCCTGCAGGAAGTATTCCGAGTGTTCGTACAAGATTAGAAAACACTGATATTAGTGAGTCAGAGATATTAGCTCTCCACTCTCAGATGAAAGATCCTTTGCTATCAATTCTTTTGTCAATATTTATCGGAACACTCGGTGTTGACCGTTTTTATATTGGTGATGTTGGTTTAGGTATAGGTAAGTTGTTGACAGCTGGTGGTTGTGGTATCTGGTGGCTTATAGATATCTTCTTGATAGTAGATGCTACTAAGCAGAAGAACTTGGAACTGTTGTCATACTATCTTCGCTAA
- a CDS encoding peptidylprolyl isomerase — protein MATRLKIKTTEGDIIIRLYDETPKHRDNFLKLAKEGYFNGTLFHRVIKDFMIQGGDPDSKNAPKGKMLGTGGPDYTIPAEFVYPQYFHKRGALSAARTGDEVNPERESSGSQFYIVWGKTFKPAELKQMEHQMAMQQEQQVFNQLTREHHEEIMILRRNRDRVGLQELQDKLIEQTKTICKQQGKPTFTEEQIEVYTNVGGTPFLDNQHTVFGKVEEGLDIVERIQNCNTDRNDRPTEDVKIETVDLL, from the coding sequence ATGGCAACAAGACTTAAAATAAAAACAACAGAAGGTGATATCATTATTCGCCTTTATGACGAGACTCCAAAACATCGTGATAACTTTCTAAAACTCGCAAAGGAAGGTTATTTCAATGGTACACTATTTCACCGAGTAATAAAGGACTTTATGATACAAGGTGGAGATCCCGATAGTAAGAATGCTCCAAAGGGTAAGATGTTAGGTACAGGTGGACCAGACTATACCATTCCTGCAGAGTTTGTTTATCCACAATACTTCCACAAACGTGGTGCCTTGAGTGCAGCCCGTACTGGTGATGAAGTTAACCCTGAGAGAGAAAGCAGTGGTAGTCAGTTTTACATTGTATGGGGAAAGACCTTTAAACCTGCAGAACTGAAGCAAATGGAGCATCAGATGGCGATGCAACAAGAGCAACAGGTATTCAATCAGCTTACAAGAGAACATCACGAGGAGATAATGATTTTAAGACGTAATCGTGACCGTGTAGGACTACAAGAACTACAAGACAAACTGATAGAACAAACAAAAACAATTTGTAAGCAACAAGGTAAGCCTACCTTTACAGAAGAACAAATAGAAGTTTATACTAATGTTGGTGGTACTCCTTTTCTCGATAATCAGCACACCGTCTTCGGCAAGGTGGAGGAAGGTCTTGATATCGTTGAACGTATACAAAACTGCAATACAGACCGCAACGACCGTCCAACAGAAGATGTTAAGATAGAAACTGTAGACTTATTGTAA
- a CDS encoding DnaJ domain-containing protein has product MAIGKWIGGALGWILSGSMLGGLVGYCIGTMLDEAFAGDNRDGNRQNGYGEQSHFGGTRPFEEDRNSFLFSMLVLSSYIIKADGKIMHSEMEYVRQFLRHNFGEQAVSQGESILLKLFDLQKQQGPYQFKETIRKSCTEIRFHTSDSQRLQLLNYLVIIAKADGIVSPEEVVALKEIALYLGLSTQDVESMLNLESGAKASSNIEDAYKVLGVSPSATDDEVKAAYRKMALKHHPDRVSTLGDDIRKAAEKKFQEINDAKERIYKARGL; this is encoded by the coding sequence ATGGCAATAGGGAAATGGATTGGTGGCGCATTAGGCTGGATACTTAGCGGAAGTATGCTGGGTGGTTTAGTTGGCTATTGTATAGGAACAATGCTTGACGAAGCATTTGCAGGCGACAATAGAGATGGTAATAGGCAGAACGGATATGGCGAGCAAAGTCATTTTGGAGGCACGCGTCCGTTTGAAGAAGACCGCAACTCCTTTTTATTCTCTATGCTTGTCCTTTCCTCCTACATTATAAAAGCCGATGGAAAGATAATGCACTCTGAGATGGAATATGTACGCCAATTCCTTCGTCATAACTTCGGTGAGCAGGCTGTAAGCCAAGGAGAATCAATTCTGCTAAAGTTATTTGATTTACAAAAGCAACAAGGACCTTATCAATTTAAAGAAACAATCCGTAAGAGCTGCACAGAGATACGTTTTCATACGAGTGATAGTCAACGATTACAATTACTAAATTACCTTGTCATCATAGCAAAAGCAGATGGCATCGTAAGTCCAGAAGAAGTTGTTGCACTAAAGGAGATTGCCTTATATCTTGGACTTTCTACACAAGACGTTGAGTCCATGCTCAACTTAGAAAGTGGAGCAAAAGCAAGTAGCAACATTGAAGATGCTTATAAGGTGTTAGGCGTATCTCCATCAGCAACTGATGATGAAGTCAAGGCTGCTTACCGAAAGATGGCTTTAAAACATCATCCTGACCGTGTTTCTACACTTGGAGACGATATCCGAAAGGCTGCTGAAAAGAAGTTCCAGGAGATTAACGATGCCAAAGAAAGAATCTATAAGGCAAGAGGCCTGTGA
- a CDS encoding type I restriction enzyme HsdR N-terminal domain-containing protein codes for MMQLNLPPYQIRVREVNGRKQIFDVLRRKYIALTPEEWVRQHFIHYLIEHKSYPATLLANEVPLQVGEKKVRADSVLYDNQLRPRMIIEYKAPTIPLTQKVFEQISVYNLLLHVDYLIVSNGLDTYICKMDYENQTYAFLETIPDYQNI; via the coding sequence ATGATGCAGCTTAACCTCCCTCCTTATCAGATTAGAGTAAGAGAGGTAAACGGACGAAAGCAGATTTTTGATGTACTCCGCAGGAAGTATATAGCACTCACTCCAGAGGAATGGGTGCGCCAGCACTTTATTCATTACCTCATCGAACACAAGAGCTACCCTGCTACTCTACTTGCTAACGAGGTTCCACTACAAGTTGGTGAGAAGAAAGTCCGTGCTGATAGTGTGCTTTACGATAATCAGCTTCGTCCGAGGATGATTATTGAATACAAAGCACCAACCATACCATTAACACAGAAAGTATTTGAACAGATATCCGTTTACAACCTCCTACTCCATGTTGATTATCTGATTGTATCAAATGGCTTAGATACTTATATCTGTAAAATGGATTATGAGAATCAAACATACGCTTTCCTTGAGACAATTCCAGACTATCAAAACATTTAA
- the holA gene encoding DNA polymerase III subunit delta, whose protein sequence is MPAKQGPTFQSIMQDLKNKKFAPIYMLMGEESYYIDQISGYIAEHVLSPEERDFNQTICFGSDVTAVQVADMARRYPMMAEYQVIIVKEAQNIRSLEALEKYLKNPVKSTILVWCHKNGKIDARKKAVGLAQAVGVVFESKKLRDYQLPDFIQSYLKERKVSIDPKACQIIADHIGADLSRLTSELDKVLISLPADNLRVTPEVVEKEIGVSKDFNAFELRNAIVQKDYYKANQIVKYFDNNPKAGSLYSFLPLLFSYFQSLMIVHYSPRKNTEQDIAAALDLRNTWGAKDFVIGQKNYSARKTMDIISKIRDIDGKSKGLDNPNTGAGDLMKELIFFILH, encoded by the coding sequence ATGCCAGCAAAGCAAGGACCAACATTTCAGAGTATTATGCAGGATCTGAAGAATAAGAAGTTTGCTCCCATCTATATGCTGATGGGGGAAGAGTCTTATTATATCGATCAGATTTCTGGCTATATAGCAGAGCATGTTCTTTCTCCAGAAGAACGAGATTTTAATCAGACTATCTGTTTTGGATCAGATGTTACAGCTGTACAGGTAGCTGATATGGCACGACGTTATCCTATGATGGCGGAGTATCAGGTGATAATAGTCAAAGAGGCGCAGAATATTCGTTCTTTGGAAGCATTGGAGAAGTATCTCAAAAATCCCGTAAAATCAACCATCCTTGTATGGTGTCATAAAAACGGGAAAATTGATGCACGTAAAAAAGCTGTAGGATTGGCACAGGCTGTCGGTGTCGTTTTTGAGAGTAAGAAGTTGCGCGACTATCAGCTACCAGATTTTATCCAAAGTTATTTGAAGGAGAGAAAAGTTAGTATCGACCCAAAGGCGTGTCAGATAATAGCTGATCATATTGGTGCGGATTTAAGTCGTCTCACTTCTGAGTTGGATAAGGTGCTTATCTCTCTTCCTGCAGATAATCTTCGTGTCACCCCAGAAGTAGTGGAGAAGGAGATAGGTGTCAGTAAAGACTTCAATGCATTTGAACTTAGAAATGCGATTGTACAGAAGGATTATTATAAAGCAAATCAGATTGTGAAATATTTTGACAATAATCCAAAAGCTGGTTCTCTTTATTCTTTCCTTCCATTACTCTTTTCTTATTTCCAAAGTTTGATGATAGTTCATTATTCTCCTCGAAAAAATACGGAACAAGATATCGCTGCTGCTTTAGATTTGCGTAATACATGGGGAGCTAAAGATTTTGTAATAGGGCAAAAGAATTATTCTGCTCGAAAAACGATGGACATAATTTCTAAGATTCGAGACATCGATGGGAAGAGTAAAGGATTAGATAATCCTAATACTGGTGCAGGAGATTTGATGAAAGAGCTAATTTTCTTCATACTTCACTAA
- a CDS encoding helix-turn-helix domain-containing protein has translation MKDRIRQLMESQHMTQQTFSDFIGISSASLSSIFTGRTKPTLNTVEAIKGKFTKINLDWLLYGQGPMFKDQVTEPNSSPGEAEIVSPGVSEGMLDFPYPTPSSHPETEQINSPYSDNMYKSPSRTEVKYIDKPQRRITEIRIFFDDQTWETFVPKK, from the coding sequence ATGAAAGATCGAATCAGACAGCTTATGGAGAGTCAGCATATGACTCAACAAACTTTCTCAGATTTCATAGGAATCTCATCAGCATCTCTCAGTAGTATTTTTACTGGAAGAACAAAACCGACTCTAAATACAGTTGAAGCTATCAAGGGTAAGTTTACAAAGATTAATCTTGATTGGCTTCTGTACGGGCAAGGACCTATGTTTAAGGATCAGGTTACTGAACCTAATTCTTCACCTGGAGAAGCCGAGATCGTATCTCCTGGAGTCTCTGAGGGTATGCTTGACTTTCCTTATCCTACTCCATCCTCACATCCAGAGACGGAACAGATAAACTCTCCATATAGTGATAATATGTACAAAAGTCCGTCTCGTACAGAGGTAAAATATATTGACAAACCGCAACGTCGTATCACAGAGATTCGTATCTTCTTTGATGACCAAACATGGGAGACTTTTGTTCCAAAGAAGTAA
- a CDS encoding dihydroorotate dehydrogenase electron transfer subunit has product MKKYVLDLKVSSVERVNARNVLIKLTDEKPLPEMLPGQFVEVRVDGSPSTFLRRPISINFVDKERNELWLLVATVGEGTHTLARLREGDMLNCVLPLGNTFAPLASPSERVLLVGGGVGVAPLLYFGKQIKEAGGSPIFLLGARTAADLAEVSLFEKYGKVCITTEDGSAGEKGFVTNHSILSTERFDRISTCGPKPMMMAVARYAHKASIPCEASLENMMACGVGACLCCVEKTTGGNLCVCTEGPVFDTRRLMWGE; this is encoded by the coding sequence ATGAAGAAGTATGTCCTCGACTTGAAGGTATCTTCTGTGGAGCGTGTCAATGCAAGGAATGTCCTTATTAAGCTGACAGATGAGAAACCGCTTCCAGAGATGCTGCCTGGTCAGTTTGTTGAGGTGAGAGTGGACGGCTCGCCTTCTACCTTTCTTCGCCGTCCTATTTCTATTAATTTTGTTGATAAAGAGCGTAATGAGTTGTGGCTGCTTGTTGCAACTGTAGGAGAAGGTACGCATACGCTTGCACGTCTACGTGAAGGCGATATGTTAAACTGCGTGCTTCCTCTGGGCAATACGTTTGCACCTTTGGCAAGTCCGTCAGAACGCGTGTTGCTTGTAGGCGGTGGTGTAGGCGTTGCTCCGCTACTTTATTTCGGCAAGCAGATAAAGGAGGCTGGTGGTTCGCCTATCTTTTTGTTGGGAGCTCGTACAGCAGCCGACTTAGCAGAAGTATCGCTTTTCGAGAAGTATGGAAAGGTATGTATTACAACAGAGGATGGTTCTGCAGGTGAGAAAGGTTTTGTCACAAATCACTCTATCCTGTCCACAGAGCGTTTTGATCGTATTTCTACATGTGGCCCTAAGCCAATGATGATGGCAGTGGCACGTTATGCTCATAAGGCATCAATTCCTTGCGAAGCATCGTTAGAGAATATGATGGCGTGTGGTGTTGGTGCTTGCCTGTGCTGTGTAGAGAAAACGACAGGGGGGAATCTGTGTGTGTGTACAGAGGGTCCAGTCTTCGATACACGTAGATTGATGTGGGGAGAATAA
- a CDS encoding dihydroorotate dehydrogenase has protein sequence MADLSVKISDLQLKNPVMTASGTFGYGLEFADFVPLEEIGGIIVKGTTLEPREGNDYPRMVETPQGMLNCVGLQNKGVDYFIKHIYPQIKDIDTNMIVNVSGNSPETYAETAEKLDALEGIPAIEVNISCPNVKEGGMSFGVTCSGAASIVKAVRQHYHKTMIVKLSPNVTDIASIARACEDEGADSVSLINTLMGMAIDIERRRPKLSIRTGGLSGPAVKPVAVRMVNDVAKAVKIPVIGLGGISTAEDAIEFLMAGATAIQIGTANFIDPQVTIKVRDGINDWLDRHGCKSVTEIINCLV, from the coding sequence ATGGCTGATTTAAGTGTAAAGATAAGTGACTTACAGCTCAAGAATCCAGTAATGACAGCCAGTGGCACCTTTGGCTACGGTTTGGAGTTTGCTGATTTCGTACCATTGGAGGAAATTGGAGGTATTATCGTCAAGGGTACGACACTGGAACCACGTGAGGGAAATGACTATCCACGTATGGTAGAGACACCTCAGGGAATGCTTAACTGCGTAGGTTTGCAAAATAAGGGAGTAGATTACTTCATCAAACATATCTATCCTCAGATAAAAGATATCGACACGAATATGATTGTCAATGTCAGTGGTAATTCGCCCGAGACGTATGCAGAAACTGCAGAGAAACTTGATGCATTGGAAGGTATTCCAGCTATCGAGGTGAATATCTCTTGTCCTAATGTGAAAGAAGGTGGAATGTCGTTTGGTGTCACCTGCTCTGGAGCTGCTTCTATTGTGAAGGCTGTGCGCCAGCATTACCACAAGACCATGATTGTGAAGCTCTCTCCTAATGTCACCGATATAGCCAGTATAGCACGTGCTTGCGAAGATGAGGGTGCTGACTCAGTATCACTGATTAACACGTTGATGGGAATGGCGATTGATATAGAGCGTCGTCGTCCAAAGTTGAGCATTCGTACGGGTGGCTTGAGTGGTCCTGCTGTAAAGCCTGTAGCGGTCAGAATGGTCAATGATGTGGCAAAGGCTGTGAAGATACCAGTCATCGGTTTAGGTGGTATTTCTACTGCTGAGGACGCTATTGAGTTCCTTATGGCAGGCGCCACAGCAATCCAGATAGGAACTGCGAATTTCATTGACCCACAGGTTACGATAAAGGTGCGTGATGGTATTAATGACTGGCTTGACCGTCATGGCTGTAAGTCGGTTACGGAAATCATCAACTGTCTTGTATAG
- the ffh gene encoding signal recognition particle protein, whose translation MFENLSDRLERSFKILKGEGKITEINVAETLKDVRRALLDADVNYKVAKTFTDTVKQKALGMNVLTAVKPGQLMVKIVHDELAELMGGEAVGLNLSGRPSIILMSGLQGSGKTTFSGKLANMLKTKEHKNPLLVACDVYRPAAIDQLKVVGEQVSVAVYSEPENKNVNEIADHALAEAKAKGHDVVIIDTAGRLAVDEEMMNEIESLKNHVHPDETLFVVDSMTGQDAVNTAKEFNDRLDFNGVVLTKLDGDTRGGAALSIRTVVTKPIKFIGTGEKMEAIDVFHPGRMADRILGMGDVVSLVERAQEQFDEEEAKRLQKKIQKNQFDFNDFYNQIQQIKKMGNLKDLASMIPGVGKAIRDVDIDDNAFKGIEAIIQSMTPKERTNPELLNNSRRQRIAKGSGTNIQEVNRLIKQFDQTRKMMKMVTGSKMAGMMSKMKGMPGMPNMPKM comes from the coding sequence ATGTTTGAAAATTTAAGTGATCGTCTTGAACGCTCCTTTAAGATTCTCAAGGGAGAGGGAAAGATAACAGAGATAAATGTAGCAGAAACCCTGAAGGACGTGCGCAGAGCGCTTCTTGATGCCGATGTTAACTATAAAGTTGCAAAAACCTTTACTGATACCGTAAAGCAGAAGGCATTAGGTATGAACGTACTCACAGCCGTTAAGCCTGGACAACTCATGGTTAAGATTGTACATGATGAGTTGGCTGAGTTGATGGGTGGTGAGGCTGTCGGTCTGAATTTATCAGGTCGTCCTTCTATCATTCTTATGAGTGGTTTGCAAGGTTCTGGTAAGACTACATTCTCTGGTAAGCTGGCAAACATGCTCAAGACAAAGGAGCATAAGAATCCTTTGTTGGTTGCTTGTGACGTCTATCGTCCTGCAGCTATCGACCAGTTGAAGGTTGTTGGTGAGCAGGTAAGTGTAGCTGTCTATAGCGAGCCTGAGAACAAGAATGTGAACGAGATTGCAGACCACGCACTTGCTGAGGCAAAGGCAAAGGGTCACGATGTTGTCATCATCGATACCGCTGGTCGTCTGGCTGTTGATGAGGAGATGATGAACGAGATTGAGAGTCTCAAGAATCATGTTCATCCTGACGAGACACTGTTTGTTGTTGACTCAATGACAGGTCAGGACGCAGTGAATACAGCCAAGGAATTCAATGATCGTTTGGATTTCAATGGTGTTGTTCTCACAAAGCTTGACGGTGATACACGTGGTGGTGCGGCATTATCAATCCGTACAGTCGTTACAAAGCCTATTAAGTTCATTGGTACGGGCGAGAAGATGGAGGCTATTGATGTGTTCCATCCGGGTCGTATGGCAGACCGTATCTTGGGTATGGGTGACGTTGTTTCACTTGTTGAGCGTGCACAAGAGCAGTTCGATGAGGAAGAAGCAAAGCGTCTGCAGAAGAAGATTCAGAAGAATCAGTTTGATTTCAACGATTTCTATAATCAGATACAGCAAATCAAGAAGATGGGTAACTTAAAGGACCTCGCTTCTATGATTCCTGGAGTAGGCAAGGCTATCCGTGATGTCGATATCGACGATAATGCTTTCAAGGGTATTGAGGCAATTATTCAGAGTATGACACCGAAGGAGCGTACGAATCCAGAACTGCTCAATAACTCTCGTCGTCAGCGTATTGCTAAGGGTTCTGGTACCAATATACAAGAGGTAAACCGACTCATTAAGCAGTTTGACCAGACTCGTAAGATGATGAAGATGGTTACTGGCTCGAAGATGGCTGGTATGATGAGCAAGATGAAGGGTATGCCGGGAATGCCAAATATGCCGAAGATGTAA
- the folD gene encoding bifunctional methylenetetrahydrofolate dehydrogenase/methenyltetrahydrofolate cyclohydrolase FolD, with protein sequence MEYQLIDGKATATAIKQEIAEEVKAIVAAGGKQPHLAAVLVGHDGGSETYVKNKVIACEQCGFKSTLIRFEADVTEEELLACVDKLNKDEDVDGFIVQLPLPKHIDEQKIIMAVDYRKDVDGFHPINVGRMAIGLPCFISATPLGILTLLQHYHIETSGKKCVILGRSNIVGKPMAQLMMQKQYGDSTVTVCHSRSKDLKKECQEADIIIAAIGRPEFVTADMVKPGAVVIDVGTTRVEDKTRKSGFRLCGDVKFDEVAPLCSFITPVPGGVGPMTICSLMKNTLAAGKKEYYK encoded by the coding sequence ATGGAATATCAGTTAATAGACGGAAAGGCAACAGCAACTGCTATAAAGCAGGAGATTGCCGAAGAAGTGAAGGCGATTGTTGCCGCAGGTGGTAAACAACCTCATCTGGCTGCTGTTTTGGTGGGACATGATGGCGGAAGCGAAACCTATGTTAAGAATAAGGTAATTGCTTGTGAGCAATGTGGATTCAAGTCTACGCTCATTCGTTTTGAGGCTGATGTGACAGAAGAAGAGCTTTTGGCTTGTGTGGATAAGCTGAATAAGGATGAAGACGTTGATGGCTTCATTGTTCAGCTTCCTTTGCCAAAGCATATTGATGAGCAGAAGATTATTATGGCTGTTGACTATCGCAAGGATGTGGATGGTTTCCATCCTATCAATGTGGGTCGTATGGCCATTGGTCTACCTTGCTTTATATCAGCAACACCATTGGGTATTCTTACCTTGTTGCAGCATTATCATATAGAGACTTCTGGTAAGAAGTGTGTCATCTTAGGTCGTAGCAATATTGTTGGTAAGCCTATGGCACAGTTGATGATGCAAAAACAGTATGGCGACTCAACTGTAACCGTGTGTCATTCTCGTTCAAAGGATTTGAAGAAAGAGTGTCAGGAGGCAGATATCATTATCGCAGCTATTGGCAGACCAGAGTTTGTAACAGCTGATATGGTGAAGCCAGGTGCAGTGGTTATTGACGTCGGTACGACACGTGTTGAAGACAAGACACGCAAGAGCGGCTTCAGACTATGTGGTGACGTGAAATTTGATGAGGTTGCTCCTCTCTGCTCTTTCATTACGCCTGTCCCAGGTGGTGTTGGTCCAATGACCATCTGTTCACTGATGAAAAATACACTTGCTGCAGGCAAGAAAGAATATTATAAGTAG
- a CDS encoding tetratricopeptide repeat protein, whose amino-acid sequence MTAEEYFQRGNECRQRGDWQEALANYMEAIDLDPNSPAVIAKEMVENILNFYNKDAYNP is encoded by the coding sequence ATGACAGCAGAAGAATATTTCCAACGAGGTAATGAATGCCGACAGAGAGGCGACTGGCAAGAAGCCTTAGCCAATTATATGGAGGCTATCGATTTGGACCCTAATTCTCCAGCAGTAATCGCAAAAGAGATGGTGGAGAATATTCTCAACTTCTATAACAAGGATGCGTATAATCCTTAA
- a CDS encoding 4Fe-4S dicluster domain-containing protein, with amino-acid sequence MSKMKGAIVVNTDRCKGCQLCIVACPKDVIALAQKKVNVHGYPYTESARPDDCIGCAACATVCPDGCITVYRKKVEE; translated from the coding sequence ATGAGCAAGATGAAAGGTGCCATTGTAGTAAACACAGATCGATGCAAAGGATGCCAGTTGTGTATCGTTGCATGTCCGAAAGATGTTATTGCATTGGCTCAGAAAAAGGTAAATGTCCACGGCTATCCGTATACAGAGTCTGCACGACCAGATGATTGCATTGGTTGTGCTGCTTGTGCTACGGTTTGTCCTGACGGCTGTATCACAGTCTATCGTAAAAAAGTGGAGGAATAA